A genomic window from Flavobacterium johnsoniae includes:
- a CDS encoding NmrA family NAD(P)-binding protein, translating into MKIIISGSLGNIGKPLTAQLVKSGHDVTVISSNADRKEAIENLGAKAAIGSVSDADFLSKTFENADAIFAMTPPNMGGVNIIQNTTDAGYAFAKAIQAAKIKRVVMLSSIGADLPTGNGPIAGLYNIEKIYEKLDTSITFLRAGYFYFNFFNDIPMIKGAGIMGANFPVSNRIPLVHPEDIAWAAAEELQKSQEGQNVRYIISDVKTPSEIVKAFGNAISKPELPWVEFTDEQYFEGMTQAGVPEEMAGLYTEMGAGLKNETIAADFLSNDGNIEGKIKLEDFAKEFASKF; encoded by the coding sequence ATGAAAATTATAATTTCAGGTTCATTAGGAAATATCGGAAAGCCTTTAACGGCTCAATTAGTTAAATCGGGACACGATGTAACGGTTATTAGCAGCAATGCAGATCGTAAAGAGGCAATCGAAAACTTAGGCGCAAAAGCTGCAATTGGATCAGTAAGTGATGCTGATTTTCTTTCTAAAACTTTCGAAAATGCAGATGCGATTTTTGCTATGACGCCTCCAAATATGGGTGGCGTAAATATCATTCAAAATACTACAGATGCTGGCTACGCTTTCGCGAAAGCGATTCAAGCTGCCAAAATTAAAAGAGTAGTTATGTTAAGCAGTATTGGCGCCGATTTACCAACAGGAAATGGACCAATTGCGGGTTTGTATAACATCGAGAAGATTTATGAGAAATTAGACACTTCTATTACGTTTTTAAGAGCGGGTTATTTCTACTTTAATTTCTTTAACGATATTCCGATGATAAAAGGAGCAGGGATTATGGGAGCTAATTTTCCAGTATCAAACCGAATTCCGTTAGTGCATCCAGAAGATATTGCTTGGGCTGCAGCCGAAGAATTGCAAAAATCACAAGAAGGGCAAAATGTTCGTTACATAATTAGTGATGTTAAAACTCCTTCAGAAATTGTAAAAGCATTTGGAAACGCTATTTCAAAACCAGAACTTCCTTGGGTTGAATTTACAGATGAACAATATTTTGAAGGAATGACACAAGCTGGAGTTCCAGAAGAAATGGCTGGTTTATATACCGAAATGGGAGCAGGTTTAAAAAATGAAACTATTGCGGCAGATTTTCTTAGTAATGATGGAAATATTGAAGGAAAAATTAAATTAGAGGATTTTGCAAAAGAATTTGCTTCAAAATTCTAA
- a CDS encoding winged helix-turn-helix transcriptional regulator: MTAIKESSTIQENKQYALEKCPVTFVMEKIGGYWKPIILYHLSTGDKRYSELKRAIPAVTEKMLIQHLKQLEADGLVIREAKPVVPPFVTYRLSNAGTGLLPVIDAMASWAFKVKDGIYNI, translated from the coding sequence ATGACAGCAATTAAAGAATCGTCTACTATTCAGGAAAACAAGCAATATGCTTTAGAAAAATGTCCTGTAACTTTTGTTATGGAGAAAATTGGAGGTTATTGGAAACCTATTATTCTCTATCATTTATCGACTGGAGATAAACGTTATAGCGAATTAAAAAGAGCTATTCCGGCAGTTACAGAAAAAATGCTCATTCAGCATTTAAAACAATTAGAAGCAGATGGTTTGGTTATACGTGAAGCGAAACCTGTTGTGCCACCTTTTGTAACTTATAGATTAAGCAATGCGGGAACAGGACTTTTACCCGTAATTGATGCAATGGCTTCATGGGCTTTTAAAGTAAAAGACGGTATCTATAACATTTAA
- a CDS encoding PepSY domain-containing protein: MTLSFWRYAHLALALFSSIFLLLASVTGIILAVDAVQEKTLPYKAENFSKITLGETLPILKKAYPEITELSVDYNQFVTLQAIDADGNDVNAYIDPKTGKALGTPIKKSEFIKWITSFHRSLFLHEAGRFFVGVISFCLLLISISGFVLVLKRQRGIRNFFSKIIKEYFAQYYHVLLGRLALIPILIIALTGTYLSLERFNFFMGEEKAKPVKTELSAKAKTASIFKTTLLSDVKKIEFPFTDDPEEYYIIELKDREVEVNQVTGAIISEKLSPMTAQYAALSLDLHTGRISGIWAIILAIACLNILFFIYSGFSITLKRRASRIKNKFKASESTIILLVGSENGSSFRFANAIQKQLISHGHKVFISELNKFTAYPKAEHIIVFSSTHGLGDAPSNGTQFKTLLERQNQKQKINFSVVGFGSKAYPDFCGFAVEIDQLLQNQNWTERYLDLQTVNDKSAVEFVEWAKLWSAKSGIQLSTTPSLYNHVPKGLQKLMVLDKTPISETEHTFILTLRANSRAKFSSGDLLAIYPANDSRERLYSIGNHSGNIQLVVKLHPDGLGSGYLNNLEPGNTIKARIIKNPAFHLPKKASKVAFISNGTGIAPFLGMIEQNKIKQELHLYSGFRMVTPTLMAYKKFATIMIQKEHLDNFHVALSREAEHIYVMDLIKRDALFFANLLKRGGVIMICGSLAMQNDVETILEELLLEKGLKTLEDYKANKQFLTDCY, from the coding sequence ATGACTCTTTCTTTTTGGCGTTATGCACACTTGGCTTTGGCCTTATTTTCTTCTATATTTTTACTTTTGGCTTCGGTAACCGGAATTATTCTCGCTGTAGATGCGGTTCAGGAAAAAACACTTCCTTATAAAGCAGAAAATTTCAGTAAAATAACTTTAGGAGAAACACTTCCTATTCTAAAGAAAGCGTATCCTGAAATTACCGAATTGAGTGTAGATTACAACCAATTTGTGACGCTACAAGCAATCGATGCAGACGGAAATGATGTAAATGCATACATTGATCCAAAAACGGGAAAAGCATTAGGAACTCCTATAAAAAAGTCAGAATTCATTAAATGGATTACTAGTTTTCACCGTTCGCTATTTCTTCATGAAGCTGGACGTTTTTTTGTGGGCGTAATTTCTTTTTGTTTGTTATTAATATCAATATCTGGTTTTGTTCTTGTTTTAAAAAGACAACGTGGAATTCGAAATTTCTTTTCTAAAATAATCAAAGAATATTTTGCTCAATATTATCACGTGCTTTTAGGAAGATTGGCTTTGATTCCGATTTTAATTATTGCACTTACAGGAACTTATTTATCGTTAGAAAGATTCAACTTTTTTATGGGTGAAGAAAAAGCAAAACCTGTAAAAACTGAACTTTCGGCGAAAGCCAAAACCGCTTCTATTTTTAAAACGACTTTATTATCTGATGTAAAGAAAATCGAGTTTCCATTTACAGATGATCCTGAAGAATATTATATCATTGAATTGAAAGATCGCGAAGTTGAAGTAAATCAGGTTACTGGAGCTATAATTTCTGAAAAACTTTCGCCAATGACAGCGCAATATGCAGCATTGAGTCTTGATCTGCATACTGGAAGAATAAGCGGTATTTGGGCTATAATTTTAGCTATTGCTTGTCTTAATATTTTGTTTTTCATTTATTCTGGATTCTCTATCACTCTGAAAAGAAGAGCGAGCCGAATTAAAAATAAATTTAAAGCTAGCGAAAGTACAATTATACTTTTGGTTGGTTCAGAAAATGGAAGTTCTTTTAGGTTTGCAAATGCAATTCAGAAGCAATTAATTAGTCACGGACATAAAGTTTTTATTAGCGAATTGAATAAATTTACAGCTTATCCAAAAGCAGAACATATTATTGTTTTTTCTTCTACGCATGGTTTAGGAGATGCGCCTTCGAACGGAACGCAATTTAAAACTTTATTAGAAAGGCAAAATCAGAAACAAAAAATCAACTTTTCTGTAGTTGGTTTTGGTTCTAAAGCATATCCAGATTTTTGCGGATTTGCTGTTGAAATCGATCAGCTTTTACAAAATCAAAATTGGACAGAACGTTATTTAGATTTACAAACCGTAAATGATAAATCGGCGGTAGAATTTGTAGAATGGGCAAAATTGTGGAGTGCTAAAAGCGGAATTCAATTGTCAACAACTCCATCATTATACAACCATGTTCCGAAAGGTTTACAAAAATTAATGGTTTTAGATAAAACACCAATTTCTGAAACTGAACATACTTTTATTCTGACTTTAAGAGCAAATTCTAGAGCAAAATTCAGTTCGGGTGATTTATTGGCGATTTATCCCGCAAACGATTCGAGAGAGCGCCTCTACTCTATTGGAAATCATTCTGGAAATATTCAATTGGTTGTTAAACTTCATCCTGACGGATTAGGTTCTGGATATTTGAATAATCTAGAGCCAGGAAATACAATTAAAGCAAGAATTATTAAAAATCCAGCTTTTCATCTTCCTAAAAAGGCTTCAAAAGTCGCTTTCATTTCGAACGGTACAGGAATCGCGCCTTTCCTTGGAATGATTGAACAGAATAAAATCAAACAAGAATTGCATTTATACAGCGGTTTTAGAATGGTAACTCCAACTTTAATGGCTTATAAAAAATTCGCCACTATTATGATTCAAAAAGAGCATTTGGATAATTTTCATGTCGCTTTATCTCGCGAAGCTGAACATATTTATGTGATGGATTTGATTAAAAGGGATGCGCTGTTTTTTGCTAATTTATTGAAGAGAGGCGGCGTTATTATGATTTGCGGTTCGTTAGCAATGCAAAATGATGTCGAAACTATTTTGGAAGAATTACTTTTAGAAAAAGGTTTGAAAACACTCGAAGATTATAAAGCAAATAAGCAATTTTTAACGGACTGTTATTAA
- a CDS encoding M20/M25/M40 family metallo-hydrolase has protein sequence MKLKLLFATVFFYCTFVNAQKAKTFYKHDKYLSSDKLEGRFPGTKGNNEAAAYIQKYFKKYGLKEFSNSYYQPFKIFVKEGINKMKSDSVSTQNVLGFVEGLDPKLKNEYIVIGAHYDHWGWGGQGSGSKKKDAFAIHNGADDNASGVSALLCILEEISKQKIKTKRSIIFISFSGEEEGLLGSKYFINHLPVPKEAVKVMLNMDMVGRLNDKKELYMGGAGTFPNGVELMQKLKENSGLNPVIHAGDVGGSDHVSFYKESISAVGFHTGGHTQYHTPDDDINLINSDGGALVSKYIYNALTQIANYEDALFFIKQN, from the coding sequence ATGAAATTAAAACTTCTTTTTGCAACAGTATTTTTTTATTGCACTTTCGTGAATGCACAAAAGGCGAAGACCTTTTACAAACACGATAAATATTTGTCTTCAGATAAATTAGAAGGTCGTTTTCCTGGAACAAAAGGAAATAATGAAGCGGCGGCTTATATTCAGAAGTACTTTAAAAAATATGGTTTAAAAGAATTCAGCAATTCCTATTATCAGCCTTTCAAAATTTTTGTAAAAGAAGGAATCAATAAGATGAAATCCGATAGCGTTTCGACTCAAAATGTTTTAGGTTTTGTAGAAGGTTTAGATCCAAAACTGAAAAATGAATATATCGTAATCGGAGCACATTACGATCATTGGGGTTGGGGCGGACAAGGTTCAGGAAGTAAAAAGAAAGATGCGTTTGCGATTCATAACGGTGCCGATGACAATGCTTCGGGAGTTTCGGCTTTGCTTTGCATTTTAGAAGAAATTTCAAAGCAAAAAATAAAAACTAAACGCAGTATTATTTTTATTTCGTTTAGTGGAGAAGAAGAAGGATTATTGGGATCGAAGTATTTCATCAATCATTTGCCAGTTCCAAAAGAAGCTGTAAAAGTAATGTTGAATATGGATATGGTCGGAAGACTAAATGATAAAAAAGAGCTTTATATGGGCGGTGCAGGAACTTTCCCGAACGGAGTTGAACTGATGCAAAAATTAAAAGAAAACAGCGGATTAAATCCAGTAATTCATGCTGGTGATGTTGGCGGTTCAGATCATGTTTCTTTTTATAAAGAATCCATTTCTGCGGTTGGTTTTCACACAGGCGGGCATACGCAATATCATACTCCCGATGACGATATCAATCTGATTAATTCAGATGGAGGAGCATTAGTGTCAAAATATATTTATAATGCACTCACACAAATTGCCAATTACGAAGATGCTTTGTTTTTCATTAAACAAAATTAA
- a CDS encoding TonB-dependent receptor, which translates to MRIFYSLSLLLIITLSGWSQTGKITGKVTLGHTENAFGAAVQIKGTKIYVVVDSDGQYEIKGLAYGSYKLETSSMEAKPKMIDVVVNKPTQQINIDLEKITDAKALKEVRIERKSVKRDIIEKGFAVNVIETQEAAKRNLQTNDLLDRSGGVRIRQNGGLGSAVTYNINGMSGNAIRIFIDGVPISTYGASFSLNSIPPALIERIEVFKGVVPAYLADDSLGGAINVVLKKGAKNSLNASVSYGSFNTVQSNVNATFRDKNGFTIKANAFQNYSDNDYEVWGRFVYNIAPNGRYEYIRAKRFESMYRSFGGRLEAGFTNVDWADNFSISYNGSQDYNQIQHGQYMTKPYKGRFSEAMANVISLNYNKKDFIIKNLDFSAVAVYSHRNDVINDTVKWNYNWNGEKALGLYGTPILSNTGAQQGAPTINHMKSDIFNTRAGLTYNITENQRVMVNVMTYFLDRNDLDEMLPEITRNFIVTRDLAKTVSSFSYEISAFKSRLRANPFVKNYSMKTEQTTPTVVTENGQSVVKENILSKRINYTGYGFAGSYALFRDVMFMFSAEKAIRLPNENEIFGSPGENIISNPSLGPEQSNNFNAGFRFGPYDLNNHKITVSGNGFWRNTKGKIVRQISDRLNEAIQASPFVNLGEAQSVGFETSIQYTYNNRFFAGMNLSKFNSLYKDKYDSNGNILVHYNKQLPNEPYFTINGNLQYNFRNVIQSKSELNLYYYCGYVAPFYTSWLEVDRTTAQFPQDLGLSYVFPNKQFTVSFDARNILDEQVYDNFAAQKPGRAFYLKVNYNLNKF; encoded by the coding sequence ATGAGAATTTTTTACTCTCTTTCTCTCCTTTTAATCATAACTCTTTCAGGTTGGTCTCAAACCGGAAAAATTACAGGAAAAGTAACCCTTGGTCATACCGAAAATGCTTTCGGAGCAGCAGTTCAAATTAAAGGAACAAAAATATATGTTGTCGTAGACTCAGACGGACAATATGAAATTAAAGGACTTGCTTACGGCAGTTACAAATTAGAAACTTCCTCAATGGAAGCAAAACCTAAAATGATTGATGTTGTTGTAAATAAACCGACGCAGCAAATTAACATTGATTTAGAAAAAATTACAGATGCAAAAGCGCTTAAAGAAGTTCGTATTGAAAGAAAAAGCGTCAAACGTGATATTATAGAAAAAGGCTTTGCTGTAAATGTTATCGAAACACAAGAAGCGGCAAAAAGAAATCTTCAAACCAACGATTTACTAGACCGTTCAGGTGGTGTGAGAATCAGACAAAATGGAGGTTTAGGTTCTGCTGTTACGTACAACATCAACGGAATGTCTGGAAACGCTATTAGAATTTTTATTGACGGAGTTCCGATTTCAACCTATGGTGCTTCATTTAGTTTAAATAGTATTCCGCCTGCTTTAATTGAAAGAATTGAAGTTTTTAAAGGAGTTGTTCCTGCATATTTAGCAGATGATTCTCTTGGTGGAGCTATCAATGTTGTATTGAAAAAAGGAGCAAAAAATAGTTTAAATGCTTCGGTTTCTTACGGTTCATTCAACACCGTACAATCTAACGTAAATGCAACTTTCAGAGACAAAAACGGATTTACCATTAAAGCCAATGCTTTTCAAAATTACTCAGACAATGATTACGAAGTTTGGGGAAGATTTGTTTACAATATCGCACCAAACGGACGTTACGAATATATTAGAGCGAAAAGATTCGAAAGTATGTACCGTTCTTTTGGAGGAAGATTGGAAGCTGGTTTTACCAATGTTGATTGGGCAGATAACTTTTCTATTAGTTATAATGGTTCTCAAGATTACAATCAGATTCAGCATGGTCAATATATGACTAAACCTTATAAAGGTCGTTTTAGTGAAGCTATGGCAAATGTGATTTCATTAAATTATAATAAGAAAGATTTCATTATTAAGAATCTTGACTTTTCTGCTGTAGCGGTTTACAGCCATAGAAATGATGTGATTAATGATACTGTAAAATGGAATTATAATTGGAATGGCGAAAAAGCACTTGGTTTATACGGAACACCAATTTTAAGCAATACTGGCGCACAACAAGGAGCTCCGACGATTAATCACATGAAATCGGACATTTTTAATACTCGTGCAGGTTTAACGTATAACATTACAGAAAATCAAAGAGTAATGGTAAATGTGATGACATATTTTTTAGATCGAAATGATCTGGATGAAATGTTGCCCGAAATTACTAGAAATTTCATTGTTACAAGAGATTTAGCCAAAACAGTTTCTTCTTTTTCTTACGAAATATCTGCTTTTAAATCTCGTTTGAGAGCCAATCCTTTTGTCAAAAATTATAGTATGAAAACTGAGCAAACTACTCCAACTGTTGTAACAGAGAACGGACAGAGTGTTGTTAAAGAAAATATTCTATCAAAAAGAATTAATTATACAGGTTACGGTTTCGCTGGTTCTTATGCGCTTTTTCGTGACGTAATGTTTATGTTTTCTGCTGAAAAAGCAATCAGATTGCCAAATGAAAATGAAATTTTCGGAAGTCCTGGCGAAAACATTATAAGCAATCCTAGTTTAGGTCCGGAACAAAGCAATAATTTCAATGCAGGTTTCAGATTTGGACCTTACGATCTTAACAATCATAAAATTACTGTTTCAGGAAATGGTTTTTGGAGAAATACAAAAGGTAAAATTGTACGTCAGATTAGTGACCGTTTAAATGAAGCTATACAGGCATCTCCTTTTGTCAATTTGGGTGAAGCGCAATCTGTTGGTTTTGAAACTTCTATTCAATACACATACAACAATCGCTTTTTTGCAGGTATGAATCTTTCAAAATTCAATTCATTATACAAAGACAAATACGATTCAAACGGAAACATATTGGTTCACTACAACAAACAATTGCCAAACGAGCCTTATTTCACCATCAACGGAAATCTTCAATATAATTTTAGAAATGTAATTCAAAGTAAATCAGAACTTAATCTGTATTACTACTGTGGTTATGTAGCGCCATTTTACACTTCTTGGCTAGAAGTGGATAGAACTACAGCGCAATTTCCTCAAGATTTAGGATTAAGCTATGTTTTTCCAAACAAGCAATTCACGGTAAGTTTTGATGCCCGAAATATTCTAGACGAACAGGTTTACGACAACTTTGCCGCGCAAAAACCGGGAAGAGCTTTTTACTTGAAAGTTAATTATAACCTTAATAAATTTTAA
- a CDS encoding FAD:protein FMN transferase: MNSQVLRKRTTLLMGGRFDISIVDKDSLSAEKNINEVIAEITRIENLISDWKPTSQVSEVNQNAGIKPVKVDREVFELAQRAIKLSEITNGAFDVSFAALDRVWKFDGSMTEMPSAEAIKKSVEKVGYKNIILDSINSTIFLKLKGMKIGFGALGEGYATDKCRKMMLEKGIQAGIINGSGDMSTWGKQPNGNDWKIGITNPFHPEKLIGTVPLKEGAVTTSGNYEKFVVFNGKRYSHIINPATGYPATGLCSVTVFGPNAETANGLSTSMMVLGQKDGLLLLQKFPEYSCLMITDKGKVIKSKNFAYKL, translated from the coding sequence ATGAATTCGCAAGTTTTAAGAAAAAGAACAACGCTTTTAATGGGCGGACGATTTGACATTAGCATTGTAGATAAAGATTCTCTTTCTGCAGAAAAAAATATAAATGAAGTTATTGCCGAAATTACAAGAATTGAAAATTTAATCTCCGACTGGAAACCAACTTCTCAAGTTTCTGAAGTAAATCAAAATGCGGGAATAAAACCCGTAAAAGTAGATCGTGAAGTTTTTGAATTAGCACAAAGAGCCATAAAACTTTCTGAAATAACCAATGGTGCATTTGATGTTAGTTTCGCCGCTTTAGATCGCGTTTGGAAATTCGACGGTTCTATGACCGAAATGCCTTCGGCGGAAGCCATAAAAAAATCGGTTGAAAAAGTAGGTTACAAAAATATTATTCTGGATAGTATCAATTCGACCATTTTTCTAAAACTAAAAGGAATGAAAATTGGTTTTGGCGCTTTGGGCGAAGGTTATGCGACCGATAAATGCCGTAAAATGATGCTCGAAAAAGGCATTCAAGCCGGAATTATAAACGGTTCTGGCGATATGAGCACTTGGGGAAAACAGCCCAACGGAAACGATTGGAAAATCGGAATTACAAATCCGTTTCATCCTGAAAAATTAATTGGAACTGTTCCATTAAAAGAAGGCGCTGTCACAACTTCTGGTAATTATGAAAAATTTGTTGTTTTTAATGGAAAACGCTATTCGCATATTATAAATCCCGCAACTGGATATCCTGCAACTGGTTTATGCAGTGTAACCGTTTTTGGTCCAAATGCAGAAACTGCCAACGGATTAAGTACTTCTATGATGGTTTTAGGTCAGAAAGATGGTTTGCTTTTACTTCAAAAATTCCCTGAATATAGTTGTCTAATGATTACGGATAAAGGAAAAGTTATTAAATCGAAAAACTTTGCTTATAAATTGTAA